The region CTCAACTTGAGCAACAACCTTATCTCTTCCATGAATGGAAGCGTTTTCTCCAAACTGCACTATCTGGAGACGCTAGATCTGAGCTGGAACTCCATCCAGAACCTTGTGGAAGGTTTTCCAGGCCTTCCTGTCACCGAGGTAGATCTGAGCGACAACCGGATTCATGAAATCAACCTGAATGTGTTTCGAGTTCAGGATTGTGGAAGGCCTCTCAACATGGATCTGTCTTATAACTTGATAATGTCCGTTATAAGGAATAAACTTTCACAACCGCTCAACATACATAGCCTTAATTTAGCGGGAAATGAGCTCACTTCCGTGCCAAGCTTGCGGGACATCTCTTTACGCTTCCTCACCCTGGACGATAACCCCATATCGGTCATTGATGAACAGAGCTTCGCTGGATTGAAATATCTCGTCCACCTTTCTCTAAGCTCGATGCCTGAGTTACACACCGTCAAACCTCAAAGCTTACACGATCTCCAAAACCTCCAAGTGCTTGACCTTTCGGAGAACAATAAACTAAAGACGTTGAGTGCAGAGGTTTTTCGTGGCCTTAAATCACTGCAGGAGCTCAATTTGTCGAACTGCTGGCTCACGTCTTTGCCGGCCAACATCCTCCAGCTCCTCCCGAGTATTAAGGGCATTGCTCTGAGGGACGGAGTGAACTGTCGGAGGCTCCAGAGGCAGGAACAATTTCACAGACACGTCGGACGGAATAAACCCGACGCAGCTCTGACCTGCGATGTGACTGGTGTCATTTTGTGAGATGCAAAGAAATAGTTTGTACCTTAGCAGTTTTACTTGCTTCGGTGTACTCCTCAAAATATTCCTCTACCCCTGTGTTTGATTAAAGCTCATAATTGAGGACCGGGGTCCTGCAGAACGCACCGAAAAGTCGCAGGAAAAGATGTTGAACACTTCTTTCCTGAAGCTTGTTGGACAAAGAAAGGCCGTGTACTTGCGTATACAGTGCTCATGCAAGACAtttacttctttctttcattcatcttcagcggCTGCTTGATCCTGGTCAAAGT is a window of Ictalurus furcatus strain D&B chromosome 16, Billie_1.0, whole genome shotgun sequence DNA encoding:
- the LOC128619979 gene encoding tsukushi-like, which codes for MAILLEGRISALLVLFFSTVKTCHPGCRCEEQSFGLFNSFSLMKVDCSGLGPNTIPVSIPLETSSLDLSSNGIRSIEGAVFSGPGYTTLSSLNLSNNLISSMNGSVFSKLHYLETLDLSWNSIQNLVEGFPGLPVTEVDLSDNRIHEINLNVFRVQDCGRPLNMDLSYNLIMSVIRNKLSQPLNIHSLNLAGNELTSVPSLRDISLRFLTLDDNPISVIDEQSFAGLKYLVHLSLSSMPELHTVKPQSLHDLQNLQVLDLSENNKLKTLSAEVFRGLKSLQELNLSNCWLTSLPANILQLLPSIKGIALRDGVNCRRLQRQEQFHRHVGRNKPDAALTCDVTGVIL